One genomic segment of Acinetobacter sp. C26M includes these proteins:
- a CDS encoding superoxide dismutase — protein sequence MAYSLPALPYAYDALEPNIDTKTMEIHHSKHHQTYINNINGAIEGTEWEKLPVEELVAKVNEVPTELKNMVINNGGGHANHSLFWTVMSPQGGGEPTGDIAEAIDQQLGGFDAFKDAFTKAAISRFGSGWAWLSVTPERKLVVESSGNQDSPLMHGNTPILGLDVWEHAYYLKYQNRRPEYIAAFYNVVDWNEVNRRYHQALQAKAQ from the coding sequence ATGGCTTATTCTTTACCTGCGCTTCCCTATGCTTATGATGCACTTGAACCTAACATTGATACCAAAACCATGGAAATTCATCATAGCAAACACCATCAGACGTATATCAATAATATTAATGGCGCAATTGAAGGCACAGAATGGGAAAAACTTCCTGTCGAGGAACTGGTCGCCAAAGTAAATGAAGTCCCTACTGAGCTGAAAAATATGGTGATAAATAATGGTGGCGGACATGCTAACCATTCACTTTTCTGGACAGTCATGAGCCCACAAGGTGGTGGTGAACCTACAGGTGATATTGCTGAAGCAATTGATCAGCAGCTTGGTGGCTTTGATGCATTTAAAGATGCATTCACCAAAGCAGCGATTAGTCGTTTTGGTAGTGGCTGGGCATGGCTAAGTGTGACACCCGAACGCAAATTAGTGGTTGAAAGCAGTGGTAACCAGGACTCACCTCTTATGCATGGCAATACACCTATTTTAGGTTTGGATGTATGGGAGCATGCATATTATTTAAAGTATCAAAACCGTCGTCCTGAATATATTGCTGCATTTTATAATGTGGTGGATTGGAATGAAGTCAATCGTCGTTATCACCAAGCATTGCAAGCTAAAGCTCAGTAA
- a CDS encoding superoxide dismutase encodes MTTITLPALPYGYDDLAPHITRETLEYHHDKHHNTYVVNLNNLIKGTDLEGKTLEEIIKASAGDASKAGIFNNAAQVWNHTFYWNSMKPNGGGKPTGAIAAKIEEAFGSYEKFAEEFTAAATTQFGSGWAWLVADEVNGKLSITKTANADTPLAHGQVAVLTIDVWEHAYYIDFRNLRPKYIATFLESLVNWDYANAKLAGQPAGVEK; translated from the coding sequence ATGACAACCATTACTTTACCTGCACTTCCATATGGCTATGATGATTTAGCGCCACACATCACTCGCGAAACTTTAGAATACCATCACGACAAACACCACAATACTTATGTTGTTAACTTAAACAACTTAATCAAAGGTACTGACCTTGAAGGTAAAACTTTAGAAGAAATCATTAAAGCGTCTGCTGGTGATGCATCTAAAGCGGGTATCTTTAACAATGCTGCACAAGTATGGAACCACACGTTCTACTGGAACAGCATGAAGCCAAATGGTGGTGGTAAACCTACAGGCGCGATTGCAGCGAAAATTGAAGAAGCTTTTGGTAGTTACGAAAAGTTTGCAGAGGAATTTACTGCTGCTGCAACAACTCAATTCGGTTCAGGTTGGGCTTGGTTAGTTGCTGATGAAGTAAACGGTAAATTATCTATTACTAAAACTGCCAATGCAGACACTCCACTTGCACATGGTCAAGTTGCTGTATTAACAATCGACGTATGGGAACACGCTTACTACATCGACTTCCGCAACTTACGTCCTAAGTACATCGCAACTTTCTTAGAAAGCTTAGTGAACTGGGACTATGCAAATGCAAAACTTGCAGGTCAACCAGCGGGTGTTGAGAAATAA
- a CDS encoding isocitrate lyase — translation MSTYQTAIDAIRELKAKFGNTWRDISPEDAARMQMQNQFKTGLDIAKYTAAIMRRDMAAYDADSSKYTQSLGCWHGFIAQQKMIANKKYFGTTERRYIYLSGWMVAALRSEFGPLPDQSMHEKTSVPALIEEIYTFLRQADAKELNDLFRALKKANEAGDTAKAAEITAQIDGFQTHVVPIIADIDAGFGNEEATYLLARKMIEAGACALQIENQVSDAKQCGHQAGKVTVPHEDFIAKIHALRYAFLEMGLDDGIIVARTDSEGADLTQKIPVVKEPGDIASQYISYLDTTEIDIADAQEDEILIKRNGKLHRPKRLASGLYQFRADTQIDRVVLDCVSSLQNGADLLWIETATPNVEEIAHMVNRVRETVPNAKLVYNNSPSFNWTLNFRQQAYDRWVAEGKDVSAYDRTKLMSAEYDATELAADADAKIRTFQADAAREAGVFHHLITLPTYHTAALSTHELAQGYFGSEGMLAYVAGVQRKEIRGGIACVKHQAMAGSDIGDDHKEIFSGDNALKAHDDAKNTMNQFAAH, via the coding sequence ATGTCTACATATCAAACAGCGATTGATGCAATCCGCGAACTAAAAGCAAAATTCGGCAACACTTGGCGCGATATTAGCCCAGAAGATGCTGCGCGTATGCAAATGCAAAACCAATTCAAAACTGGTTTAGATATTGCTAAATATACAGCTGCGATTATGCGTCGTGATATGGCTGCTTATGATGCTGATTCTAGCAAATATACTCAATCATTAGGTTGCTGGCACGGTTTTATCGCGCAACAAAAAATGATTGCGAACAAAAAATATTTCGGTACAACTGAACGTCGCTATATCTACCTTTCTGGTTGGATGGTTGCTGCACTTCGTTCAGAATTTGGTCCACTTCCTGACCAATCTATGCATGAAAAAACTTCTGTACCTGCTTTGATCGAAGAAATCTACACTTTCTTACGTCAAGCTGATGCGAAAGAACTTAACGATTTATTCCGTGCGCTTAAAAAAGCAAACGAAGCTGGTGATACTGCTAAAGCTGCTGAAATCACTGCTCAAATCGACGGTTTCCAAACTCACGTTGTGCCAATTATTGCGGACATCGACGCTGGTTTCGGTAACGAAGAAGCGACTTACTTACTTGCACGTAAGATGATCGAAGCGGGTGCTTGTGCACTTCAAATCGAAAACCAAGTATCTGACGCGAAACAATGTGGTCACCAAGCTGGTAAAGTAACAGTTCCACACGAAGACTTCATCGCTAAAATCCATGCATTACGTTATGCATTCTTAGAAATGGGTCTTGATGACGGTATCATCGTTGCGCGTACTGACTCTGAAGGCGCTGACTTGACTCAAAAAATCCCAGTGGTTAAAGAGCCAGGCGACATCGCTTCTCAATACATTAGCTACTTAGACACAACTGAAATTGACATCGCTGATGCTCAAGAAGATGAAATCTTGATCAAACGTAATGGTAAATTACACCGTCCTAAGCGTTTAGCTTCTGGTTTATATCAGTTCCGTGCTGACACTCAAATTGATCGTGTTGTACTTGACTGTGTATCTAGCCTTCAAAATGGTGCTGACCTTCTTTGGATCGAAACTGCGACTCCAAACGTAGAAGAAATCGCTCACATGGTTAACCGTGTACGTGAAACTGTTCCAAATGCGAAGCTTGTTTATAACAACAGCCCATCATTCAACTGGACTTTAAACTTCCGTCAACAAGCTTACGACCGTTGGGTTGCTGAAGGTAAAGACGTTTCTGCTTACGACCGTACTAAATTAATGAGCGCTGAGTACGATGCTACTGAATTAGCTGCTGATGCAGACGCTAAGATCCGTACATTCCAAGCAGATGCTGCTCGTGAAGCTGGTGTATTCCATCACTTGATCACACTTCCGACTTACCACACTGCTGCTCTTTCTACTCATGAGCTTGCACAAGGTTACTTCGGTTCTGAAGGTATGTTGGCTTATGTTGCTGGCGTACAACGTAAAGAAATCCGTGGTGGTATTGCTTGTGTTAAACACCAAGCAATGGCGGGTTCTGACATCGGTGATGATCACAAAGAAATCTTCTCTGGTGACAACGCTCTTAAAGCACACGATGATGCTAAAAACACAATGAACCAATTCGCTGCTCACTAA